A genome region from Pyrenophora tritici-repentis strain M4 chromosome 9, whole genome shotgun sequence includes the following:
- a CDS encoding TT-ORF1 multi-domain protein translates to MAYPNIPAGIIMPPRELKQYKKWQCLHTNTKPAEQGFIPNAHEYEDFQQWLKRQDSGYFSDIFEDISGHVAPSRPESLVRTFDSPVAPICQHAMHPIAADQLQARCPVCIVEIHVRYMQVLARALANAGGHAPSCTLTSSDHQETVYNAWSKGKVSTLKELSKLETMAEEEVAWSAQHPEAKYDYIQTAAKAVDLYWNETVGSHEDDRSQPKKKAATVAFAEDTDFHPGRPNPYFHRRSPRYEPGKYTVENPEEDDNTPEDPEETSSQVELHMYATEEVDLDTKDEEDTPSLEDDDSLDELLDDDGDSDWEDIESEDEDSDGGSYYEIEEASFIVFGDD, encoded by the coding sequence ATGGCTTACCCGAACATTCCGGCAGGCATCATTATGCCGCCGCGCGAGCTGAAGCAGTACAAGAAATGGCAATGCTTGCACACCAACACCAAGCCGGCCGAGCAAGGCTTCATTCCTAATGCGCACGAGTACGAAGACTTCCAACAGTGGCTCAAACGCCAGGACTCTGGCTACTTCTCAGACATCTTTGAGGACATCTCTGGCCACGTTGCGCCCTCTCGTCCTGAGTCGCTGGTACGCACGTTCGATTCGCCAGTGGCGCCGATTTGCCAACACGCGATGCACCCGATAGCAGCAGATCAGCTACAAGCGCGTTGTCCCGTCTGCATCGTTGAAATCCACGTTCGGTACATGCAAGTCCTGGCACGAGCCCTTGCAAATGCCGGCGGACATGCACCATCATGCACCCTCACCAGCTCAGACCATCAGGAAACCGTATACAACGCGTGGTCCAAGGGAAAAGTCAGTACGCTCAAGGAACTGTCCAAGCTGGAAACCATGGCCGAAGAAGAGGTTGCATGGTCTGCGCAACATCCTGAAGCAAAATACGACTACATTCAAACTGCGGCCAAGGCAGTGGATCTCTACTGGAACGAGACCGTTGGCAGTCATGAGGATGACCGATCACAaccgaagaagaaggcagcCACGGTAGCTTTTGCCGAAGACACTGATTTCCACCCCGGAAGACCCAACCCGTACTTTCATAGAAGATCGCCACGGTACGAGCCAGGCAAATACACAGTTGAGAACCCGGAGGAAGACGACAACACCCCCGAAGACCCTGAAGAGACCTCCTCGCAAGTAGAGCTTCACATGTATGCAACAGAAGAGGTGGACCTCGACACCAAAGACGAAGAAGACACACCATCACTTGAAGACGACGACTCCCTCGACGAGCTCCTAGACGACGACGGCGATAGCGACTGGGAGGACATTGAGTCTGAAGATGAAGACTCGGACGGTGGATCCTACTACGAGATTGAAGAGGCGAGCTTCATTGTCTTTGGCGATGATTGA